GAGCACTTTGCCGGCGAGCGTGACCATGCCATATTTGCGCCACTCCGGCTGGCGCAACCGATCGCTAAACCGGCTGAGTTTCTGTGAAAGGGTCAAATGTAAACCTGCATCCAGGGTTCTAGGCATAGAGAGCTCCTTCTGCTGTGAATCGTGAAAAATTGACGAGAGTGACAGGTTGGAGACACTTATCGCCGTGCCGGCGGAGAGCATTCATGGCTACCCGGTCAGACATTAACGGCAAAAATTGACACGTGATAGTTGCAACCTACACAGCGCAGAAGAATGTGCCAAGACTGTATTTCCTGGAAAAAGATTTTTTTATCGGCCTGATTAGCTATCGAAATCGACCCGCCACACGCTCACTTTCTCGTGCTACTTTACGGACTTCTTATGACTTCCTCATGACCTTCTTACGGAAGCCAATATGAAATGGAAATCAGAGCGAACGCATCCCGCAATCACTTTCTTTGATAACAACTATCGAATGCATTGATGACGCGCGAATGATGTAGGTCGGCCCAAAACGAGCGTGCTATACCCAAACTGCAAGCCCTGACAATCTGCTGCGGTCTTTTGCTCCGCACTGCATTTCCATGGCCCCAGGACGTGCCACCTATCTCATTGCGTGTCTTCCGCACCGCATTTTGTGCCTCCTTCCACGCCTGCAATCAACCCTTTGAAAGGACCGACAAAGATGCCACACACACATAACGAAAAGGCCCACATGAGAATTGCCATTGCGATACTGACCAGTTGCGCTCTGATTGCACTCCCTGCATGCTTTGCGCAGAGCACATCTCCAGCCCCGGCAGCCCCAGCCGCGGCACCGGCACCTGCCGCTCCAACACCCCTCGCCATGCCTTCCATGTCCGGCCCATTACAGCTTGCGCCGCCTCACATGATTGAGAATGGAAGCATAGCCGTCAACGGCATTCTCAGCGGCATGGGATGGACCGAAGGCGATCACGTCGCAGGCGACAACTCCACTCATTACGACGTCAGTAACGCACAGGTCTTCGTCCAGAAGGTCAACGGATGGTGGCAGTTTTATTTACAAGGCGGTGCCTACAACCTTCCGGCAATTGGAACGCCATTCCTCTCAACCTCCGACACCGTCAAGAACATCTACGGCCCCTTTCCGCAGGGATACTTGAAGCTCGTCAAAGGAAACTACGACATCAAGATCGGAGCGCTGCCCACTCTGATCGGCGCCGAATACACCTTCAGCTTCGAGAATATGAACATCGAGCGTGGCCTGCTATGGAACCAGGAGAACGCCGTCAATAAAGGCATCCAACTCGACGACACCTACAAGAAGCTGGCCCTCTCGGTCTCCTGGAACGACGGCTATTATTCGAATCGCTACACCTGGTTGTGGGGCTCAGCCACCTACACCTTTAACCCCGTGCACAGCCTCGCGTTCATCGCCGGAGGAAACGCCGGCGCATACGCTAAAAACACCGCAGCGACTCCTCTCTACCTGAACAACGAGCAGATCTACAACCTGATCTACACCTACACCAAGGGAAACTGGGTCATTCAGCCATACTTCCAATTGACCGACGTACCCACCAACGCAAGAATCGGGATCATACAGGGAGCAGGAACAAAAGGCGGAGCAGTCCTCGCGACCTACAACTTTAAACGCGGCTTCTCCCTCGCCGTTCGTCCTGAATACATCAAGACCACCGGAAGCGCAACGAGCGGGGCCATCAACTTACTGTATGGTCCAGGCAGCGGCGCCTTTGGCCTCACGCTGACTCCCACCTATCACAAGGATGCGTTCTTCATGCGTGGGGAATTTGCTCTGGTCCATGCGACGAACATGACCCTTGGCGATGCCTTCGGACCCACTGGCCAAAGCGCCAATCAGCCGCGCGGAGTTCTCGAAACCGGCTTCATCTTCTAACACTGCCGCGCGCAGAGCCTGGGTGCTTCTGGCTCATCTCTGGGAACAATACTATGGGGCACGGGAGTGCTACTTCCCTGCCCCATTTCCATTTGCAGCCTGATTTGTGGTTACCTCGCGTGTCTCCTCCTGCACCAGCCAGCGCCGCAGTTGCAGCAGGTCGTTGGCGCGCGCGATGCCAATCGGCTTGCGCGACCCATGCGACTCCACAACAACAATGTTCTCGTTGTTCTTGAGCAGCATATCGCGATTGACCTGGTCCACCGCCTCGTCAGGATAAGCAATGACATAGTCCTGCCGCGCAAGCTCCCGCATCCTGAAGTGATGGTCCGGCGGCTCGACCTTCAACAGATCATGCGCCTCAACAATCCCGACCAGGGCCCCGTCCTTCTCCACAATCGGAATCAACCCAACATGCCCAGGCGTGATGCGCCCAAGTACAGATCGCAGTTCTTCATCCGCATCGAGCACGCTGAACTGCTTCTGCATAATCTGATCGATGCGCGCTCGCATCAGCACAGGCACAGAGTAATCCTGAAGGATAATGAGCCCGCGTTTCACCAGCTTGCTCGTCATAATCGAATCGCGGCTGAACAACCGTACAAATCCATCTGCCACCATCACGCAAACAATCAACGGCATCAGCGCATTCGGATTGTGACTCAGCTCAAACAGGAAGACGATGCTGGTAAACGGAGCGCGCGCAATTCCTCCAAAGCACGCAGCCATCGCGGCCAGCGCATAGAACGCCGGGTCGCCAACCAGGTGCGGAAAGATATGCTTACAGACAATTGCAAACGCAGCGCCGAAGCCTCCGCCAACAATCAACGACGGCGCAAACACACCACCCGTCGTTCCCGATCCCAGCGAAACCACCAACGCAACAAACTTCGCAATCGAAACGCCGATCAGCTTCTTACCCGGCAAGCGATCATTGAGCATGTCGCGAATCGTGTCATATCCGGTGCCAAATATCTGCGGATAGAAGTAGCCAATGATGCCCAGAAACAACGCCCCAATCGCAGGCGACCAGATGAGCGCACGCTTAATCGGCAGATGATCGAAGAAATCCTCCAACCATCCCAGTGTACGAATCATCGCAATGCCGATGATGCCCATCAGCACGCCCATCACCGCAAACAGCCACAGCTCATTCATGCTGGTCAGCCGAAAGGCAGGCGTTGGAAACAGTGGAGCCCATCCTACAAAATGGATGCGCACCCCAGTCGCCACTGCAGCCGCTAGCGCTACCGGGATAAACGAGCGCGCCCGAAACTCAAAGAGCAGCAACTCCACCGCCACCAGAATTCCGGCAAGTGGAGCGGTAAACGTCGCCGCCATACCGGCAGCTGCACCAGACGCAAGCAATACGCGCCGATAGTACGGTGTCAAGCCAACAGCCTGTCCAAACAGCGATCCAAACGCAGCGCCCGTCTGGATGATCGGCCCCTCCGCGCCAAATGGCCCGCCTGTTCCGATTGCAAATGCTGTGGCCAACGGTTTCAGAAGAGCGACGCGAAGACGCATCCTGCTATGCCCGAAGAGAACAGCCTCCATCGCCTCCGGAATACCGTGCCCCTTCAGCGTCGGTTCCCAGTAATGGACCATGATGCCCACGACCAGCCCGCCAACCGGCGGAATCAGGATCACCCAAAGACCGAGATGGTTATACGCAGGATTCGTGATGGCGAACGAAAACCTGCCGTAAAAAAAGATATTAGTGAACAAATAGATGAGTTCCAGAAGTCCCTGCGCAACCAGGCCGCCGATGAAGCCCACCAGCACAGCGTAGCCGCATATCTTGACCACCTCCGGCTCAAGCGCCACACCAAACTGGCTCTTCTTCCGCAGCTTCACCTCAGCGCCATTCGGGGCTTGCGTGAAAGGAAAATCAGCCATCGATCACCTCCGGCGGTCTTTATTGGTTCGCTTCGCTACTCCTGTCTAATTTCCATCCATTCCGGTCAATCAATAAGACATCCATTCGTGCAAGCTGAAGCGTAGCCGAACTTCGACTGCGCCGACGCCCTCGAAATCATGCCGAACCTACTTAGTCCCTATCCCTCCAGACCATAGTGGGTGGCATTCTCGTCATAGCTGTAGTTTGCCGCCGTATGCTTCTGCGTTCTAAGCGCCTTCAAAATATCGCTCTTCGTCACAATGCCCTCGAGTCGCCCCGTGTGCGATACCACCAGCAACATGTGCTGGCGGTACTCGCTCAGCAACAGTCGTAGCGCCTCCATCACATCGCAATTTGCAGGCACCCTCGTCACATGACGGTCCACAATGTCACGCACGTACATCGCGTCCCACTTGCTGCGTGGAATCTTGGCCAATGACCACACCGCCGCGATCCCGACAAGCTCCTCGCCATCGAACACCGGATAGGTCGCATGCCGATAATGTGTCGAGAGGACATCGGTAAACCCGTGCAGGCTCAGCGAAGCCTGTACCGAGATCACATTCTGCTGCATCACCTCGGCAACCATAATGTTGCTCAGCTCATGCACACGCACGCCCTCATGGAGCCGCTGGTCGCCCGAAGCTGACGCATCACCTGAAACCGCATACGCCACCGCTGCGCCAATCAGCGCGGGAATAATGAAGGAGTGACCACCCGTCGCCTCGGCAACGAAGACGACGGCCGCAAGCGGCGTCTTGTAACCGGCAGCGATAAACGCAGCCATACCCACGGCCGCATAGAGCTCAATTGCCGGGCTATGCACCACCGACTGAGCAAAAGCCACGCCCAGGCTCCCGCCCGACAGGAACAGCGGAACGAACATCGCGCTCACACCGCCGGCAGCCAGTGAAAACGTAGTTGCAGCCAGCTTCAGAACGCTGAACATCACCAGCTCAAACGAGCTGTAGTGTTTGGTCAGAATGTAACCCACAGCCTCATAATTGGGGCCAAGAGGAACGAGCGACCCGTGGAAGATCGCGAGAAAGGAAATACCGCAGACACCAGTCAGGAAGCCGCCAACCATCAGCTTGATCCAATGGGGCCATGACCACTTCACCCAGAAGACCCGCGCGCGGCGGAAGGTAATGACGAACGCCATCGCCACAAGCCCAACGACCAGGCCAAGCAGCGCACACCATACCAGGTCGCGGCGCGTGAACGTCACGTTCGACGCAAAGTCGAACAGCGGCTGTCCGCCGACAAACGAGCTCAGCGTCATGTACGAGATCACCGACGCGATCAGCGAAGGCACCAGCGCTTCATGCGCCAGGTCGTCCTTATACGGCATCTCCAGCGCGAACACGATACCGGTCAGCGGCGCGCGGAACACCGCCGACATACCCGCAGCCGCGCCGCAGATCAGCATAATCCGCCGGTCGCGCGCATCCAGACGCAGCCGTTTCAGCTTCGCCCACAGCCACGAACCAATCGCGCCACCGCCATAGATACTTGGCCCTTCGAGCGCCGCGCTGCCGCCGAATCCCACAGTTGTCATGGCCGCAAGAATCTTCGCAAAGAACGGCCGCATGTTAATGTCGCCGTTGTGCTCGTGGTACGAGCTGATAATCTCCTCGGTCGAGTGCGTATCCGGATCAGGCGTCAGAAACTGCATAATGAGGCCCGTCAGAGCGAAGCCGGCGGTCAAGCTCGGCACAATCGCCCAATGGTGGCCCAGATAATAGCTCAGCACCACAGGCCACATCTTGCCCAGGATCACGACCGTCAGGCCCGTAATGAACAGGCCCGTGACGATGCCAATAATCGGCGCAACAATCAACCACTTGTGCAGGTCGCGCGAATAGGTCGCCGTCAGGTCCTCATGAACCAGCGGTAGATATTTGCGGAGCATCGGGTGTCTCAGCACCCAGCTTCTCTTTTTCGGATTCTCAACCATCGTCTGCATCTAAACTGCCATCCTTTGAAATTCCAGCTCAATCTCTGTGCTGCTCGAATACCTATTCCGCGCCCGACGATCTCTTCTTGAACGCAAGCGTCTGCGGAGGAACCTTTGGCGGCTTCAACAACGTCTCCCGCGCATGGCCGACCTCTTCGCTATGCATCTCCGTAAGCTTTGCCAGCATCTGCTCGCCATGCCGCGTCAAGTGCACGAACACAAACCTGCGGTCGCTCGTATCGTGTTCCTTGCGAACCAGACCGCACTGCGCCGCACGGTCTACCAGGCCCACAACCGAGTTGTGCCGCTCCTGCAAAAACTCAGCAAGCTCTGAGACCGTCGCCCAGCCGCGCCCCGTATACCCGGCAACGCCCAGCATCAACTGGTGCTGTTGCGGAGTCACGCCGCACTGCCGCGCCGCCTTCTCGCTGAAGCGCAAAAACTTTCGCAAGTTGTAGCGGAACCACGCCAGATTTCGGATTGTATCTTCGTCGAGAGCAGAGGCCGTTCGGGGAGGGACCTGCTCGACTGCCGATCGCAGTCTCATACCCAAATTATATCGCATTGTGATTCAATATGCATCGCATTGTGATGTATCTTCTTCAAGCAAATCTTCCACCATCTACCGCAGCAGCCTGAATTACCCTCAAGTACATGCACCGGCGCGCCCACTTCGACAGGCTCCGAGCCATTGTGCTCGTCTGCTTCGCATGTGCCGCGTTGCCCCTCGCGCACTCGTCCGCGCAAAGCTTCGACAATCTCGGCCACCAGGAGTGGTCCACCGAAAACGGTCTCCCGCAAAACAGCATCCACCAGATATTTCAGTCCCGCGACGGCTACATCTGGACCGCAACCGAGGGCGGCATAGCACGCTTCAACGGATCCGGTTTCCAGGCCTTCAGCCAGGAAGACAACCCCGCCTTCACCACCAACGACACCTGCTGCATCACCCAGGACGCAAAAGGCGCGCTCTGGGTCGGCACCGCAGACGGCCTCGTCCAATACGCGAACGGAGCATTCCGTCACTTCACTCTCGGCGACGGCCAGATCACGATCGAAGCCCTCGCTGCAGACAACGCCAACCTGTACATCCTCACCGACAGCGGCATCCTCGTCGAGAACGGCGACAAATTCACTCCGCTTCCACTTCCATCCAACATCAGCCCTACAGCCATAGCCCAGGCCAGCAACGGCGCTCTCTGGATCGCTACCGCCACCCAGCTCTTCGAATACAGCGACGGCTCACTCAAGCAGATCTCATCAGGCACAGAACCTTTCGCCAATCCAATCCAAAGCATCGGCTCACTCCATGGCAATGCACCGTGGATCATGACTCGCAGCAGCGTCACTCTTCTCCGCAGCGGTCACCCTCGTACGCTTCAAACCAGTCGCGATCTTCCGAACACGAGGCTCCAGTCTTTCCTCGAAGACGCACGCGGCGATCTCTGGATCGGTACCAGCAGCGGCCTGTTCGTAGTGTCGAAGAACGGAGGACCAGCCGAGATCGAACCCGCGCTCGGCGCCAACAGCATCCTCTCGCTCTTTGAAGACAGTGAAGGCGACATCTGGGTCGGCACCGAAACCGCCGGCCTGCACATCCTTCGCCGCCAGAACTTCCACACACTCCCCGCGCTCTCCGAGCACGTCATCACCGCCGTAGCACAGTCCACCGACGGTGCAATGTGGGCAGGCACCAACGGAGACGGCCTCGACCGCTGGCAGAGCGGCAAGACTCAGCACTACTCCGCCAGCAACGGCCTGCTCAGCGACATCATCCTCGCCCTCGCTCCCGGCAGCAACGGCAGTATGTGGGTCGGCACGCCCGACGGCCTCAACCACATCGAAGGCCGCAAGATTGACTCCTACACCGCAGCCGACGGCCTGCCCGACGACCTCATCCGCTCCCTCCTCGTCGACAGCGACGGCTCACTCTGGATCGGCACCCGCCGCGGCCTCGCCCACTGGAAGAACAACGCCTTCACCATCTACACCGAAGCCACCGGACTCAAAAGCAATCTCATCGGCTCACTTGTACGCAATGCACAAGACCCGCAAGCTCTGTGGATCGGCACACTCGACGGCATCTCCCGCCTGCGCGACGGCAGGATCACGACCTACACCACAAACGACGGCCTCTCCGGCAACATCATCACCTCGCTGCTCGAAGACTCCGCTGGCACGCTCTGGATAGGGACTAAGGGCAGCGGCCTCAGCCGTTCCACTCCCAATGGCTTCATCTCCATGCAGCGCGCCGATCTCCCCCGCTCCATCGATTCCATCCTCGAAGACAACGCAGGCAATCTCTGGCTAAGCTCGACCCACGGCATCACCCGGGTCCCGCGCGACACCCTCATCGCCTGCGGCACGTCCACAAGCTGCAACCCGCATCCAGAGCCCTACGGCCGCGCCGATGGCATGCCCACCGAAGAAGCCTCCTCCATCGGCCACCCCGCCGCATGGAAAGATACCGCTGGCCTCCTCTGGTTCGCCACACGCAAAGGCGTCGCCATCACCGACCCCAACCATCTCTCTGAAGACCGCATCCCGCCTCCCGTCGTCATCGAAAGCTTCATCGTAGACGACGCCACGATCGCCTCTTCATCAACAGAGATCGACATCCCGCCCGGCCACACTCGCTTCGCCTTCGCCTATGCCGGCCTCAGCTTCGCCGCGCCCTCCAAGGTCCGCTACCGCTATATCCTCGAAGGTTTCGACAAGCAGTGGACAGACGCAGGCTCCCGCCGCACCGCCTACTACACCAATCTTCCTCCGCGCCACTACCGCTTCCGCGTGCAGGCAGCCAACAACAGCGGAGGCTGGAACGAACCCGGAGCCGAGATCGGCTTCTACGTCCGCCCCGCGTTCTACCGCCGTGCCTGGTTCATCCTGCTCTGCCTCGCACTGCTCGCTGCCATCATCGTGCTGCTCTATCGCCTGCGCGTCCGCCGTCTTCAGCGCCAGTTCGACGCCGTCCTCGCCGAGCGCAACCGCATGGCCCGCGAGATCCACGACACCCTCGCGCAGAGCTTCGTCGGCGTCTCCGTCCAGCTCGAACTCGCCGCACAACTCCTCGCGCAATCGCACGTTACCGCCGCCCACGAGCAGATCGACCGCACCCGCGCCTACGTCCGCGAAGGACTCGCCGAAGCACGCCGCAGCATCTGGGACCTACGCGCCATCACCGCGCAGGACACCCTGCCCACGCGCCTCACCCGCCTCGCCGACCAAACTGGAACGCCACAGCTCCAAATCAACCTCACTATCGGCGGAACCTACCGCCCACTCGCGCCTGGGGTCGAAACTGAAGTCCTCCGTATCGCACAAGAAGCCTTAGCCAATGTCACCCGCCACGCTCAGGCAACCCGCGCAGCTATCGATCTGCGCTATCATTCAAAGCGTCTGACCTTAACCATCACCGACAACGGTCGCGGCTTCGACACTACAAACACCACGCTCCCTGCTAACGGTCACTTCGGGCTCCAAGGCATGCGCGAGCGCGCCGAGCAAATCGGCGCAAACCTTGCCGTCAGCAGCGTTCCCGGGCAAGGCAGCACAGTCACACTCGATGCACCCATCGCAGCCGAGAAAGGAATAAAAACACCATGAGTAGCCCCATCCGCCTGCTGGTCGTCGACGACCACCATGTCGTCCGCCAAGGTCTCGTCGCGCTCCTCAAGATCATGCCCGAGCTCGAAGTGGCAGGCGAAGCCTCCGACGGCCTCCAGGCTATCGAGCTGCACCGCACACTCCAACCCGACATCACCCTCATGGATCTGCAACTCCCCAAACTCGGCGGCGTCGACGCCATCCTAAAGATACGCACCGAGTCCCCCGCCGCGCGTTTCATCGTACTCACCACCTTCGACGGGGACGAGGACATCTACCGGGCTCTCCAGGCCGGCGCAAAAGCCTACCTGCTCAAAGGCATGACCGTCGAAGAACTCCGCTCCACCATCCAGGCCGTCCACAGCGGCAAAACCCGCATCGCCCCCGCCATCGCCGAAAAACTCGCCGAGCGCATGAGCGGACAGGAACTCACCGGCCGCGAGCTCGAAGTCCTCGAACGCATCGTCCGTGGCCGCGCCAATAAAGAGATAGCCTCCGACCTCAACATCAGCGAAGCCACCGTCAAGACCCACATCAACAACCTGCTCAGCAAGCTCGGCGTCACCGACCGCACACAGGCTGCAACCGCCGCGCTTCAACGCGGCATCGTACATCTCACATAAAGAAAATCAGCAAAACCAACATATAGACGGCCCATGAAACGACTCCTGCCACGACTCCTGCTCTGCTTCCTCCTTCCGCTCTCGCTCCCTCCCGCCATCAGCGCGCAGGCAAAATCCAACTGGCGCTCCGCAACTCCCGCAGAGCTCTCCGCCGCACTTCCCGCCCGCGCCCCTGTCGTGAAAGAGCGCATCGAAACCGAGATGCGCACTGCCTCCGGCATCATCAACGCTCACGGCAAAATCATCGCAGGCGTCGTCCTAATCACCGCAGGCTACTCGGCAGACGGCAAGTACTCCCACTACGTCCTCGTGCAGGCACCCATCACCATCGGCTCCCTTGCACTCGCTCCCGGAAACTACGTCTTCGGTTGGCAGCGTGACCAGGACTCTTTGCGCATCAAGTTCTACGAGGCTGCCACCGGCGCCGAGATCGGCGACGTTGTCATGCACCGCCTTCCTACCGGCTCGCGTGTCGAGTCCTTCCGTCTCTGGCCGCCCTCCGATCGTCAG
This is a stretch of genomic DNA from Edaphobacter acidisoli. It encodes these proteins:
- a CDS encoding outer membrane beta-barrel protein: MRIAIAILTSCALIALPACFAQSTSPAPAAPAAAPAPAAPTPLAMPSMSGPLQLAPPHMIENGSIAVNGILSGMGWTEGDHVAGDNSTHYDVSNAQVFVQKVNGWWQFYLQGGAYNLPAIGTPFLSTSDTVKNIYGPFPQGYLKLVKGNYDIKIGALPTLIGAEYTFSFENMNIERGLLWNQENAVNKGIQLDDTYKKLALSVSWNDGYYSNRYTWLWGSATYTFNPVHSLAFIAGGNAGAYAKNTAATPLYLNNEQIYNLIYTYTKGNWVIQPYFQLTDVPTNARIGIIQGAGTKGGAVLATYNFKRGFSLAVRPEYIKTTGSATSGAINLLYGPGSGAFGLTLTPTYHKDAFFMRGEFALVHATNMTLGDAFGPTGQSANQPRGVLETGFIF
- a CDS encoding chloride channel protein: MADFPFTQAPNGAEVKLRKKSQFGVALEPEVVKICGYAVLVGFIGGLVAQGLLELIYLFTNIFFYGRFSFAITNPAYNHLGLWVILIPPVGGLVVGIMVHYWEPTLKGHGIPEAMEAVLFGHSRMRLRVALLKPLATAFAIGTGGPFGAEGPIIQTGAAFGSLFGQAVGLTPYYRRVLLASGAAAGMAATFTAPLAGILVAVELLLFEFRARSFIPVALAAAVATGVRIHFVGWAPLFPTPAFRLTSMNELWLFAVMGVLMGIIGIAMIRTLGWLEDFFDHLPIKRALIWSPAIGALFLGIIGYFYPQIFGTGYDTIRDMLNDRLPGKKLIGVSIAKFVALVVSLGSGTTGGVFAPSLIVGGGFGAAFAIVCKHIFPHLVGDPAFYALAAMAACFGGIARAPFTSIVFLFELSHNPNALMPLIVCVMVADGFVRLFSRDSIMTSKLVKRGLIILQDYSVPVLMRARIDQIMQKQFSVLDADEELRSVLGRITPGHVGLIPIVEKDGALVGIVEAHDLLKVEPPDHHFRMRELARQDYVIAYPDEAVDQVNRDMLLKNNENIVVVESHGSRKPIGIARANDLLQLRRWLVQEETREVTTNQAANGNGAGK
- a CDS encoding chloride channel protein; protein product: MQTMVENPKKRSWVLRHPMLRKYLPLVHEDLTATYSRDLHKWLIVAPIIGIVTGLFITGLTVVILGKMWPVVLSYYLGHHWAIVPSLTAGFALTGLIMQFLTPDPDTHSTEEIISSYHEHNGDINMRPFFAKILAAMTTVGFGGSAALEGPSIYGGGAIGSWLWAKLKRLRLDARDRRIMLICGAAAGMSAVFRAPLTGIVFALEMPYKDDLAHEALVPSLIASVISYMTLSSFVGGQPLFDFASNVTFTRRDLVWCALLGLVVGLVAMAFVITFRRARVFWVKWSWPHWIKLMVGGFLTGVCGISFLAIFHGSLVPLGPNYEAVGYILTKHYSSFELVMFSVLKLAATTFSLAAGGVSAMFVPLFLSGGSLGVAFAQSVVHSPAIELYAAVGMAAFIAAGYKTPLAAVVFVAEATGGHSFIIPALIGAAVAYAVSGDASASGDQRLHEGVRVHELSNIMVAEVMQQNVISVQASLSLHGFTDVLSTHYRHATYPVFDGEELVGIAAVWSLAKIPRSKWDAMYVRDIVDRHVTRVPANCDVMEALRLLLSEYRQHMLLVVSHTGRLEGIVTKSDILKALRTQKHTAANYSYDENATHYGLEG
- a CDS encoding MarR family winged helix-turn-helix transcriptional regulator, whose translation is MRLRSAVEQVPPRTASALDEDTIRNLAWFRYNLRKFLRFSEKAARQCGVTPQQHQLMLGVAGYTGRGWATVSELAEFLQERHNSVVGLVDRAAQCGLVRKEHDTSDRRFVFVHLTRHGEQMLAKLTEMHSEEVGHARETLLKPPKVPPQTLAFKKRSSGAE
- a CDS encoding sensor histidine kinase, which produces MHRRAHFDRLRAIVLVCFACAALPLAHSSAQSFDNLGHQEWSTENGLPQNSIHQIFQSRDGYIWTATEGGIARFNGSGFQAFSQEDNPAFTTNDTCCITQDAKGALWVGTADGLVQYANGAFRHFTLGDGQITIEALAADNANLYILTDSGILVENGDKFTPLPLPSNISPTAIAQASNGALWIATATQLFEYSDGSLKQISSGTEPFANPIQSIGSLHGNAPWIMTRSSVTLLRSGHPRTLQTSRDLPNTRLQSFLEDARGDLWIGTSSGLFVVSKNGGPAEIEPALGANSILSLFEDSEGDIWVGTETAGLHILRRQNFHTLPALSEHVITAVAQSTDGAMWAGTNGDGLDRWQSGKTQHYSASNGLLSDIILALAPGSNGSMWVGTPDGLNHIEGRKIDSYTAADGLPDDLIRSLLVDSDGSLWIGTRRGLAHWKNNAFTIYTEATGLKSNLIGSLVRNAQDPQALWIGTLDGISRLRDGRITTYTTNDGLSGNIITSLLEDSAGTLWIGTKGSGLSRSTPNGFISMQRADLPRSIDSILEDNAGNLWLSSTHGITRVPRDTLIACGTSTSCNPHPEPYGRADGMPTEEASSIGHPAAWKDTAGLLWFATRKGVAITDPNHLSEDRIPPPVVIESFIVDDATIASSSTEIDIPPGHTRFAFAYAGLSFAAPSKVRYRYILEGFDKQWTDAGSRRTAYYTNLPPRHYRFRVQAANNSGGWNEPGAEIGFYVRPAFYRRAWFILLCLALLAAIIVLLYRLRVRRLQRQFDAVLAERNRMAREIHDTLAQSFVGVSVQLELAAQLLAQSHVTAAHEQIDRTRAYVREGLAEARRSIWDLRAITAQDTLPTRLTRLADQTGTPQLQINLTIGGTYRPLAPGVETEVLRIAQEALANVTRHAQATRAAIDLRYHSKRLTLTITDNGRGFDTTNTTLPANGHFGLQGMRERAEQIGANLAVSSVPGQGSTVTLDAPIAAEKGIKTP
- a CDS encoding response regulator; this encodes MSSPIRLLVVDDHHVVRQGLVALLKIMPELEVAGEASDGLQAIELHRTLQPDITLMDLQLPKLGGVDAILKIRTESPAARFIVLTTFDGDEDIYRALQAGAKAYLLKGMTVEELRSTIQAVHSGKTRIAPAIAEKLAERMSGQELTGRELEVLERIVRGRANKEIASDLNISEATVKTHINNLLSKLGVTDRTQAATAALQRGIVHLT